A window of Mycolicibacterium madagascariense genomic DNA:
AGATCGATGAAGTTGGTGCCGTTCGGCACGAGGTAGGTCACGGCGAACCGCGCGGCCAGGCTGAGCGCGAGCAGATACGGCGCCATCGCCGCGAGTCGGCTCCGCGGCGGCGCGCCGGTGGAGCCGGTGTGTACCTCTGACTGTCTGGTGATCCGTCGACTCTAGTTTTCCAGCGCCCACGGGCTCGTCGTCGGGCGTCGGGCGGACGGCCCGGGTCACCATCGTCCGTCGTGTCAGTAACGGTTGCATAAATGCCACACGTGTCACTTGAGTAACTCCAGTAACGCCGTAGCTTCGGTTCAGACGAGCCGTCCACCGATTGGGAGAACCATGCGCCTCACCAGAAAACTGTTAGCTACCAGCGTGATTGCGGCCGCGTGCGCGGTCCCGGGAGCGCTGCTGTGCAGCGCCACCGCCGCTGCCGACCCCGCGCCTGCGCCCGCCCCCGCGCCGGCGATTCCGTTCCTCAGCCAACTCAACCCGGCCATGCTGCAGACCATCGCGTCGGTGTTGACCGGAGGCGGTACGGCGCCCGCCGCCGCACCCGCCGCCGCACCGGCACCCGCGGCGACCGCATCGGTCACCCTGCCCCAGGCACCCGCCGCGCCGGCCGCAGCACCGGCCGCCGCGCCCGCCGCCGCACCCGCCGGGATGATCCCGTCGGCCGACGTGCAGATCCCGCAGGTCCCCGGAAATCCGCTGCCGCTGCCCAAGCAGCTCAGCTTCCCCGCGGACCTGGCGTCGCTGATGCCCGCCGGTAGCCCGCTCGCCGGTCTCCTGCCGAAGGCGCCCGCGGCGGTTCCGGCCGCGGCCGCCGTGCCCGCTGCCGCTGCGGCACCCGCGGTCGCCGCCGCGGCACCCGCGGCGTCCAACGGGTTGACGGCTGCGACCGACGGTCTGGCCCCGCTGTTCTTCCCGGTCTCCGGACTGCCCTGATCCTTCGCCAACCACGCCTGAAACCACACCGAGCACGGGAGAGTCATGCCATCGAAGAGAACGCTTCTGATCGCACTCGGTGCGTCGGCCGCGCTGACGCTGTGCGGCCAACCGGTCGTGCATGCGGAGCCCGGGTCGCCGCTGCCGATCCCGATCAGTGGCCTTCAGGCTCCCGGCCTTCCCGCGATGCAGAGCTTGGCGCCTGCCATCCAGCAGGCGGCGAGCGACCCGTCGAACGCGGTGTCGATGTTGATGGCAGCAGCGGCGGCGTTCGCGGGTAACACTGCGGCGCCGTCGGATTCGAAGAACATGGCGGCGGCGGTCAACCAGTTCGTCGCCGACCCACAGGTAGCACACGTCCCTGCGGTAGGTGCGGTCCCCGGAACCGAGGCGCACCTCCCGCAGGGCGTGGACCCTGCCCACGCGGCAGGGCCGGCGCCAGACGCCGCACCGCTCGCCGCGCCGGCTCCGGCACCCGCACCACCGGCCGCCGCACCCGCGCCGGCCCCGCAGGCCGCACCCGCCCCCGCACCGCAAGCCGCGCCCGTCGTCGCGCCCGCACCCCAGGCCGCGCCCGCCCCCGCACCCGAAGCCGCGCCCGCGCCGGCCCCCGAAGCCGCCCCCGCGCCTGCCCCCGCACCCGATCCGGCTCCCG
This region includes:
- a CDS encoding Rv1157c family protein produces the protein MPSKRTLLIALGASAALTLCGQPVVHAEPGSPLPIPISGLQAPGLPAMQSLAPAIQQAASDPSNAVSMLMAAAAAFAGNTAAPSDSKNMAAAVNQFVADPQVAHVPAVGAVPGTEAHLPQGVDPAHAAGPAPDAAPLAAPAPAPAPPAAAPAPAPQAAPAPAPQAAPVVAPAPQAAPAPAPEAAPAPAPEAAPAPAPAPDPAPAPDPAPAPDATPAAAAVPGPDAASAPAPAPAPGFGPDAPTTQDFMYPSISNGCLADGGNVLASAISVAGPASIPKPGPGPGQTAYVFTAMGTPGPAAEQKLPLNVTWVNLTTGKSGTATLKPQADINPAGPTTLTVIADTGSGSVMSTIFGQVTTTDKQCQFMPTIGSTVVP